One genomic region from Alosa alosa isolate M-15738 ecotype Scorff River chromosome 12, AALO_Geno_1.1, whole genome shotgun sequence encodes:
- the srek1 gene encoding splicing regulatory glutamine/lysine-rich protein 1 isoform X2: MSGIPGTAVIQITNLSSAVNSEQMRTLFGFLGDIEELRLYPPDNAPLSFSSKVCYIKYRDPSSVGVAQHLTNTVFIDRALIVVPCAEGKIPEEAKALSLLAPSTPVTNLLPSGGGGLLPSGGGGLLPSGGGGLLPSGTGGLLPSATGGLLPSGGGGLLTSGGGLLPIPTPSPNRSVSLPPVATLAALPAVLDTSLGALGGVSQPPIMGNVDPSKIDEIRRTVYVGNLNSQTTTAEQLLEYFKQVGDVKFVRMAGDETQPTRFAFVEFADQDSVARALTFNGVMFGDRPLKINHSNNAIVKPPELTPQAAAKELEDVMKRVREAQSTIAAAIEPADEKRSSSRSRRSRRSRSRSRSRSRTRSRSRSRRRRSRSRQRSRTSQRSRHGDSQSSRGSHRRRSCSRDRRHSRSRSRDRRKEKDGRGRNKDDDWDRDDWRKEKRLRTPPKSYKDTGNEAKLDPGPREGKPNPQHQREERRTRSGRRLETAAGSGGCARPPGG; this comes from the exons ATGAGCGGAATACCAGGCACCGCCGTAATACAGATAACTAATCTGTCATCAGCTGTAAACAGCGAGCAAATGCGGACTCTTTTTGGCTTTCTCGGTGACATCGAAGAGTTGCGCCTATATCCCCCCGA caATGCCCCACTGTCTTTTTCATCCAAAGTGTGTTACATAAAGTATCGAGATCCTTCCAGTGTTGGTGTGGCACAACATTTAACCAACACTGTGTTTATTGACAGAGCTCTGATCGTTGTGCCATGCGCAGAGG GGAAGATTCCGGAAGAGGCCAAGGCACTCTCGCTTTTGGCGCCCAGCACTCCAGTGACCAACCTGCTACCCAGTGGAGGAGGCGGGCTCTTGCCCAGTGGAGGAGGCGGGCTCTTGCCCAGTGGAGGAGGCGGGCTCTTGCCCAGTGGAACAGGAGGACTCCTGCCCAGTGCAACCGGGGGGCTCCTACCTAGTGGCGGAGGGGGGCTCCTAACTAGTGGAGGGGGGCTCCTgcccatccccaccccatccccgaat CGCTCAGTGAGTCTCCCCCCGGTGGCAACCCTGGCTGCGCTGCCAGCTGTATTGGACACTTCTCTCGGTGCCCTTGGGGGTGTGTCGCAGCCTCCCATCATGGGGAATGTGGATCCTTCTAAAATCGATGAGATAAGGAGGACTGTCTACGTGGGTAACCTGAACTCTCAG ACGACCACTGCTGAGCAGCTACTGGAGTACTTCAAGCAGGTTGGCGACGTGAAGTTTGTGCGTATGGCCGGCGATGAGACACAGCCCACGCGTTTCGCTTTCGTGGAGTTCGCTGACCAGGACTCCGTCGCCAGGGCCTTGACCTTCAACGGAGTAATGTTTGGAGACAGACCACTAAA GATCAACCATTCCAACAACGCCATTGTAAAACCCCCAGAGCTCACTCCCCAGGCAGCAGCCAAAGAGCTGGAGGATGTGATGAAGAGAGTCCGTGAGGCCCAGTCCACCATCGCTGCTGCCATCGAGCCAG CCGATGAAAAGCGCTCCTCCAGCCGCTCCAGACGTTCCAGGAGGTCCCGTTCTCGGTCCCGGTCCAGGTCCCGTACTCGTTCGCGGTCCCGTTCCAGAAGGAGGCGCTCACGCTCCAGACAGAG gaGTAGAACGTCCCAGAGATCGCGCCATGGGGACTCGCAAAGCTCGCGTGGCTCCCACAGGAGGCGCTCTTGCTCTCGAGACAGGAGGCATAGCCGCAGCCGCTCCAG GGACAGACGGAAAGAGAAGGACGGTAGAGGGCGGAATAAAGATGACGACTGGGACAGGGATGACTGGCGGAAGGAGAAACGCTTGAGGACTCCTCCGAAAAGCTATA AGGATACAGGAAACGAAGCCAAACTCGATCCAGGTCCCCGAGAAGGAAAGCCAAATCCCCAACACCAAAGAG AGGAAAGAAGGACAAGAAGCGGGAGAAGACTAGAGACAGCAGCAGGGAGCGGAGGGTGCGCTCGACCTCCCGGAGGATGA
- the srek1 gene encoding splicing regulatory glutamine/lysine-rich protein 1 isoform X1, with amino-acid sequence MSGIPGTAVIQITNLSSAVNSEQMRTLFGFLGDIEELRLYPPDNAPLSFSSKVCYIKYRDPSSVGVAQHLTNTVFIDRALIVVPCAEGKIPEEAKALSLLAPSTPVTNLLPSGGGGLLPSGGGGLLPSGGGGLLPSGTGGLLPSATGGLLPSGGGGLLTSGGGLLPIPTPSPNRSVSLPPVATLAALPAVLDTSLGALGGVSQPPIMGNVDPSKIDEIRRTVYVGNLNSQTTTAEQLLEYFKQVGDVKFVRMAGDETQPTRFAFVEFADQDSVARALTFNGVMFGDRPLKINHSNNAIVKPPELTPQAAAKELEDVMKRVREAQSTIAAAIEPADEKRSSSRSRRSRRSRSRSRSRSRTRSRSRSRRRRSRSRQRSRTSQRSRHGDSQSSRGSHRRRSCSRDRRHSRSRSRDRRKEKDGRGRNKDDDWDRDDWRKEKRLRTPPKSYSGSRRSHSTIRGYRKRSQTRSRSPRRKAKSPTPKRGKKDKKREKTRDSSRERRVRSTSRRMSTRDKDRQDGKAKHTQVECDYDNEEKEYESDASGSGSEDVSPPAQHNGSYRSRNGGDDDDDELPVAEATA; translated from the exons ATGAGCGGAATACCAGGCACCGCCGTAATACAGATAACTAATCTGTCATCAGCTGTAAACAGCGAGCAAATGCGGACTCTTTTTGGCTTTCTCGGTGACATCGAAGAGTTGCGCCTATATCCCCCCGA caATGCCCCACTGTCTTTTTCATCCAAAGTGTGTTACATAAAGTATCGAGATCCTTCCAGTGTTGGTGTGGCACAACATTTAACCAACACTGTGTTTATTGACAGAGCTCTGATCGTTGTGCCATGCGCAGAGG GGAAGATTCCGGAAGAGGCCAAGGCACTCTCGCTTTTGGCGCCCAGCACTCCAGTGACCAACCTGCTACCCAGTGGAGGAGGCGGGCTCTTGCCCAGTGGAGGAGGCGGGCTCTTGCCCAGTGGAGGAGGCGGGCTCTTGCCCAGTGGAACAGGAGGACTCCTGCCCAGTGCAACCGGGGGGCTCCTACCTAGTGGCGGAGGGGGGCTCCTAACTAGTGGAGGGGGGCTCCTgcccatccccaccccatccccgaat CGCTCAGTGAGTCTCCCCCCGGTGGCAACCCTGGCTGCGCTGCCAGCTGTATTGGACACTTCTCTCGGTGCCCTTGGGGGTGTGTCGCAGCCTCCCATCATGGGGAATGTGGATCCTTCTAAAATCGATGAGATAAGGAGGACTGTCTACGTGGGTAACCTGAACTCTCAG ACGACCACTGCTGAGCAGCTACTGGAGTACTTCAAGCAGGTTGGCGACGTGAAGTTTGTGCGTATGGCCGGCGATGAGACACAGCCCACGCGTTTCGCTTTCGTGGAGTTCGCTGACCAGGACTCCGTCGCCAGGGCCTTGACCTTCAACGGAGTAATGTTTGGAGACAGACCACTAAA GATCAACCATTCCAACAACGCCATTGTAAAACCCCCAGAGCTCACTCCCCAGGCAGCAGCCAAAGAGCTGGAGGATGTGATGAAGAGAGTCCGTGAGGCCCAGTCCACCATCGCTGCTGCCATCGAGCCAG CCGATGAAAAGCGCTCCTCCAGCCGCTCCAGACGTTCCAGGAGGTCCCGTTCTCGGTCCCGGTCCAGGTCCCGTACTCGTTCGCGGTCCCGTTCCAGAAGGAGGCGCTCACGCTCCAGACAGAG gaGTAGAACGTCCCAGAGATCGCGCCATGGGGACTCGCAAAGCTCGCGTGGCTCCCACAGGAGGCGCTCTTGCTCTCGAGACAGGAGGCATAGCCGCAGCCGCTCCAG GGACAGACGGAAAGAGAAGGACGGTAGAGGGCGGAATAAAGATGACGACTGGGACAGGGATGACTGGCGGAAGGAGAAACGCTTGAGGACTCCTCCGAAAAGCTATAGTGGGTCCCGGAGATCACACAGCACAATCAG AGGATACAGGAAACGAAGCCAAACTCGATCCAGGTCCCCGAGAAGGAAAGCCAAATCCCCAACACCAAAGAG AGGAAAGAAGGACAAGAAGCGGGAGAAGACTAGAGACAGCAGCAGGGAGCGGAGGGTGCGCTCGACCTCCCGGAGGATGAGCACCcgagacaaagacagacaagATGGCAAGGCCAAGCACACTCAG GTGGAGTGTGACTACGACAATGAGGAGAAGGAGTACGAGAGCGACGCATCTGGGTCAGGCAGCGAGGATGTGTCGCCGCCAGCACAGCACAATGGCAGCTACAGAAGCCGAAACGGGGGTGATGACGACGATGACGAGTTGCCTGTGGCGGAGGCAACTGCGtga